A genomic stretch from Serratia entomophila includes:
- the sgrR gene encoding HTH-type transcriptional regulator SgrR yields MSTSRLQQQFIRLWQRCHGETTETTLQELAEVLSCSRRHVRSLLSAMQQQGWLTWQAESGRGKRSQLSFHYTGLALQQQRAEELLEQDRIDQLVQLVGDKNVVRQMLLSQLGRSFRQGKHILRVLYYRQLYNLLPGSALRRSETHLARQIFSGLTRINEENGELESDLSHHWQALTPLHWRFYLRPAIHFHHGRELEMEDVISSLNRLMPQPLFSHIESVTSPTPYVIDVRLNSPDYWLPWLLGSVHAMILPREWRSLPDFARHPIGTGPYSVVRNHRSQMKIHAFDDYFGYRALIDEVNIWVLPEVTEELVHSGVQLQGDDTGKNELESRLEEGCYFLLFDQRSLLAADPAIRSWLCELINPISLLSNAGPVYQRYWSPAYGLLPRWHHNRALAQQPKPAGLTALTITYFNEHSEFHAIRQAIEPLLAQHGVRLIVQTVDYATWHKGDAQSDLWLGSANFTLPLEFSLFATLYELPLLQHCMHEDLAQDAAQWRANRLPLADFCQRLVSGHQLHPLFHHWLQLHGQRSMRGVRMNTLGWFDFKSAWFAPPEA; encoded by the coding sequence ATGTCCACCTCCAGATTGCAGCAGCAGTTCATCCGCCTGTGGCAGCGCTGCCATGGCGAAACCACCGAAACCACGCTGCAGGAACTGGCGGAGGTGCTCAGCTGTTCGCGGCGCCACGTGCGCTCGCTGCTGAGCGCCATGCAGCAGCAGGGCTGGCTGACCTGGCAGGCGGAGTCGGGGCGCGGCAAGCGTTCGCAGCTCAGCTTCCACTATACCGGCCTGGCGCTGCAGCAGCAGCGGGCCGAGGAGCTGCTGGAGCAGGATCGCATCGATCAATTGGTACAGCTGGTCGGCGACAAAAACGTGGTGCGCCAGATGCTGTTGTCCCAGCTGGGCCGCAGCTTCCGCCAGGGCAAACACATTCTGCGGGTGCTCTACTATCGCCAGTTGTACAACCTGTTGCCCGGCTCGGCGCTGCGGCGTTCGGAAACCCACCTGGCCCGGCAAATCTTCAGCGGTCTGACGCGCATAAATGAGGAAAACGGGGAACTGGAGTCCGATCTTTCCCATCACTGGCAGGCCCTGACACCGCTGCACTGGCGTTTTTACCTGCGCCCGGCGATCCATTTCCACCACGGCCGCGAACTGGAGATGGAAGACGTCATCAGCTCGCTCAACCGGTTGATGCCGCAACCGCTGTTTTCACACATCGAGAGCGTCACCTCGCCGACGCCTTACGTCATCGATGTGCGCCTGAACAGCCCCGACTACTGGCTACCCTGGCTGCTGGGCAGCGTGCACGCGATGATCCTGCCGCGCGAATGGCGCAGCCTGCCGGATTTCGCCCGCCATCCGATAGGCACTGGCCCATACAGCGTGGTGCGTAACCACCGCAGCCAGATGAAGATCCACGCCTTCGATGACTATTTTGGCTACCGGGCGCTGATCGACGAGGTGAATATCTGGGTGCTGCCGGAAGTTACCGAGGAGCTGGTGCACTCCGGCGTCCAGCTGCAGGGCGACGACACCGGCAAAAACGAGCTGGAAAGCCGGCTGGAGGAAGGCTGCTACTTTCTGCTGTTCGACCAGCGTTCCCTGCTGGCGGCCGATCCGGCCATCCGCAGCTGGCTGTGCGAACTGATCAACCCAATATCTCTATTGAGCAACGCCGGGCCGGTCTACCAACGCTATTGGTCGCCGGCCTATGGCCTGCTGCCGCGCTGGCATCACAATCGCGCGCTGGCGCAGCAGCCCAAACCGGCGGGCCTGACCGCGCTGACGATCACCTATTTCAACGAGCACTCGGAGTTCCACGCCATCCGCCAGGCCATCGAACCGCTGCTGGCTCAGCATGGCGTCAGGCTGATTGTGCAGACCGTAGATTACGCCACCTGGCATAAGGGCGATGCGCAGAGCGATCTGTGGCTCGGCAGCGCCAATTTTACCCTGCCGCTGGAATTCTCGCTGTTCGCCACCCTGTATGAGCTGCCGCTGTTGCAGCACTGCATGCATGAAGATCTGGCGCAGGACGCCGCGCAGTGGCGCGCCAACCGCCTGCCGCTGGCGGATTTCTGCCAACGGCTGGTCAGCGGACACCAGCTGCATCCGCTGTTCCACCACTGGCTGCAGCTGCACGGCCAGCGCAGCATGCGCGGCGTGCGCATGAACACCCTCGGCTGGTTCGACTTCAAATCCGCCTGGTTTGCACCGCCGGAGGCATAA
- a CDS encoding sugar efflux transporter, with amino-acid sequence MQRLSWLSQRFNPIFAAFLLIAFLSGIAGALLAPTLSLFLTTEVKVRPLWVGLFYTANAVAGIVVSFLLAKRSDTRGDRRMLILLCCLMAVGNCLLFAFNRDYLTLITAGVLMSAVANTAMPQIFALAREYADSEAREVVMFSSVMRAQLSLAWVVGPPLSFALALSYGFTVMFLIAAATFAACTLLVWFALPSVPRAEEAGDSLQGGTSAPIAPASAWRNRDVRLLFVASMLMWTCNTMYIIDMPLYITADLGLPEKLAGLLMGTAAGLEIPAMLLAGYYVKRFGKRNMMLFAVLAGVLFYGGLMVFTGKTALIALQLLNAIFIGIVAGIGMLYFQDLMPGRPGAATTLFTNSISTGVILAGVLQGALVENLGHYAVYWLAALLAVAALWMSARVREV; translated from the coding sequence ATGCAACGCCTGAGCTGGCTGTCACAACGTTTTAATCCCATTTTTGCCGCTTTCCTGCTGATCGCCTTTCTTTCGGGCATCGCCGGTGCCTTGCTGGCGCCGACGCTGAGCCTGTTTCTGACCACCGAGGTGAAGGTGCGGCCGCTGTGGGTAGGCTTGTTCTATACCGCCAACGCGGTGGCCGGCATTGTCGTTAGCTTCCTGCTGGCCAAGCGTTCCGACACCCGCGGCGATCGGCGCATGCTGATTCTGCTTTGCTGCCTGATGGCGGTCGGCAACTGCCTGCTGTTCGCCTTCAACCGCGACTACCTGACGCTGATCACCGCCGGCGTGCTGATGTCGGCGGTGGCCAATACCGCCATGCCGCAGATTTTCGCGCTGGCGCGCGAATACGCTGACAGCGAAGCGCGCGAGGTGGTGATGTTCAGTTCGGTGATGCGCGCACAGCTGTCGCTGGCCTGGGTAGTTGGGCCGCCGCTGTCTTTCGCGCTGGCGTTGAGCTACGGCTTCACGGTGATGTTCCTGATTGCCGCCGCTACCTTTGCCGCGTGTACGCTGCTGGTGTGGTTCGCCCTGCCGTCGGTGCCGCGTGCGGAAGAGGCGGGCGATAGCCTGCAGGGCGGCACCTCCGCGCCGATTGCGCCCGCCAGCGCCTGGCGCAACCGCGACGTGCGGCTGCTGTTTGTCGCCTCGATGCTGATGTGGACCTGCAACACCATGTATATCATCGATATGCCGCTGTATATCACCGCCGATCTCGGCCTGCCGGAGAAGCTGGCCGGGCTGCTGATGGGCACCGCCGCCGGGCTGGAGATCCCGGCGATGCTGTTGGCCGGTTATTACGTTAAACGCTTCGGCAAACGCAACATGATGCTGTTTGCGGTACTGGCCGGGGTGCTGTTCTACGGCGGGCTGATGGTGTTCACCGGTAAAACGGCGCTGATTGCGCTGCAGCTGCTGAACGCCATTTTTATCGGCATCGTAGCCGGTATCGGCATGCTGTATTTTCAGGATCTGATGCCGGGGCGGCCAGGCGCTGCCACCACGCTGTTCACCAACAGCATTTCCACCGGGGTGATCCTGGCCGGGGTGCTGCAGGGGGCGCTGGTGGAGAACCTGGGGCACTACGCCGTTTACTGGCTGGCGGCGCTGCTGGCGGTGGCGGCGTTGTGGATGAGCGCCCGGGTGCGCGAAGTGTGA
- the thiP gene encoding thiamine/thiamine pyrophosphate ABC transporter permease ThiP encodes MANRRQPVIPRWLWPGLLAAGLILAIAALAMGSLWRHAPESDWRGLWQDSYLWHVVRFTFRQALLSALISVLPAILLARALYRRRFPGRQLLLRLCAMTLVLPVLVAVFGLLSVYGRQGWLATLCGWLGVNYSFSPYGLQGILLAHVFFNLPLATRLLMQALEHIPVEQRQLAAQLGMNGWQQFRFVEWPALRRQILPSGALIFMLCFASFATVLSLGGGPQATTIELAIYQALSYDYDLSRAALLALIQLTCCLGLVVLSQRLGQALPVGHTQAHLWRNPEDSLWRRVSDFLLIAAALLLLLPPLLAVVADGANQAMVSVLQQQMLWQALFTSLRIALGAGLLCVALTMMLLWSSRELKLRQRLRWGQTLELSGMVILAMPGIVLATGFFLLLSDTLGLPQSPYALVILTNALMAVPYALKVLENPMRDLAERYNPLCLSLDMRGWRRLRLIELKALRRPLAQALAFACVLSIGDFGVVALFGNEHFRTLPFYLYQQIGAYRSNDGAVTALLLLLLCFLLFTLIERLPGRSAQ; translated from the coding sequence ATGGCAAACCGCCGTCAGCCAGTAATCCCCCGCTGGCTATGGCCGGGGCTGCTGGCCGCCGGGCTGATCCTGGCCATCGCCGCGCTGGCGATGGGCTCGCTGTGGCGGCACGCGCCGGAAAGCGACTGGCGCGGCCTGTGGCAGGACAGCTACCTGTGGCACGTGGTGCGCTTCACCTTTCGGCAGGCGCTGCTGTCTGCGCTGATCTCGGTGCTGCCCGCCATCCTGCTGGCGCGGGCGCTGTATCGCCGCCGCTTCCCCGGCCGCCAACTGCTGCTCCGGCTGTGCGCAATGACGCTGGTGCTGCCGGTGCTGGTGGCGGTGTTCGGCCTGCTCAGCGTCTATGGCCGCCAGGGCTGGCTGGCGACGCTGTGCGGCTGGCTGGGCGTCAACTACAGCTTCTCGCCGTATGGCCTGCAGGGCATCCTGCTGGCGCACGTGTTTTTTAACCTGCCGCTGGCCACCCGCCTGCTGATGCAGGCGCTGGAACATATCCCGGTCGAACAGCGCCAGCTGGCGGCTCAGCTCGGCATGAACGGCTGGCAGCAGTTCCGCTTTGTCGAATGGCCGGCGCTGCGCCGGCAGATCCTGCCGAGCGGCGCCTTGATTTTCATGCTGTGCTTCGCCAGTTTCGCCACCGTACTGTCGCTGGGCGGCGGGCCCCAGGCCACCACGATAGAACTGGCTATCTATCAGGCGCTGAGCTACGACTACGATCTCAGCCGCGCCGCGCTGCTGGCGCTGATCCAGCTGACATGCTGCCTGGGCCTGGTGGTGCTCAGCCAGCGGCTGGGCCAGGCGTTGCCGGTGGGCCATACCCAAGCACACCTCTGGCGCAACCCGGAGGACAGCCTGTGGCGCCGCGTCAGCGATTTCCTGCTGATCGCCGCCGCCCTCTTGCTGCTGCTGCCGCCGCTGCTGGCGGTGGTCGCCGACGGCGCCAATCAGGCGATGGTCAGCGTGCTGCAACAGCAGATGCTGTGGCAGGCGCTGTTCACCTCGCTGCGCATCGCGCTCGGCGCCGGCCTGCTGTGCGTGGCCTTGACCATGATGCTGCTGTGGAGCAGCCGCGAGCTCAAGCTGCGCCAACGTCTGCGCTGGGGCCAAACGCTGGAGCTGAGCGGCATGGTGATCCTGGCGATGCCGGGCATCGTGCTGGCCACCGGTTTCTTCCTGCTGCTGAGCGACACCCTCGGGCTGCCGCAGTCGCCTTACGCGCTGGTGATCCTCACCAATGCGCTGATGGCGGTGCCTTATGCGCTGAAGGTGCTGGAAAACCCGATGCGCGATCTGGCCGAGCGCTACAATCCGCTGTGCCTGTCGCTGGACATGCGCGGCTGGCGGCGGCTGCGGCTGATCGAACTGAAGGCGCTGCGCCGCCCGCTGGCGCAGGCGCTGGCCTTCGCCTGCGTGCTGTCCATCGGCGATTTCGGCGTGGTCGCCTTGTTCGGCAACGAGCATTTCCGTACCCTGCCTTTTTACCTGTATCAGCAGATTGGCGCCTACCGCAGCAACGACGGGGCGGTAACCGCGCTGCTGCTGTTGCTGCTGTGCTTCCTGCTGTTTACCCTGATCGAACGTCTACCGGGCCGCTCCGCTCAATAG
- the ivbL gene encoding ilvB operon leader peptide IvbL: MIRFPVIASSLTSTLLVTALPAAVVVVRVVVVVGNAP, encoded by the coding sequence ATGATAAGGTTCCCTGTGATCGCATCCTCGCTGACTTCGACCCTACTAGTTACCGCGCTACCAGCCGCGGTGGTCGTCGTGCGTGTGGTGGTGGTCGTCGGCAATGCGCCGTAG
- the thiQ gene encoding thiamine ABC transporter ATP-binding protein ThiQ gives MLTLEKLTYLYEHLPMRFDLHIQPGERVAVLGPSGAGKSTLLSLIAGFLPAASGRLLLDGEEHTATPPAKRPVSMLFQENNLFAHLTVAQNIGLGLDPGLRLNAQQQRQLAQIAGQVGLEEHLERLPAQLSGGQRQRAALARCLIRQRPILLLDEPFSALDPALRNEMLQLLQEVCEQRSLTLLMVSHNLDDAARIAPRTLLVVDGRIYYDGPTQALLDGSAPEAQVLGIAHKA, from the coding sequence ATGCTGACGCTTGAAAAACTGACCTACCTGTATGAACACCTGCCGATGCGCTTTGACCTGCACATTCAGCCGGGCGAGCGCGTTGCGGTGCTCGGGCCCAGCGGCGCGGGCAAAAGCACCCTGCTGAGCCTGATCGCCGGTTTTCTGCCGGCGGCCAGCGGCAGACTGTTGCTCGACGGCGAGGAGCACACCGCCACGCCGCCGGCCAAACGGCCGGTGTCGATGCTGTTTCAGGAAAACAACCTGTTCGCTCACCTGACGGTGGCGCAGAACATCGGGCTGGGCCTCGATCCCGGCCTGCGGCTGAATGCGCAGCAACAGCGGCAGCTGGCGCAGATAGCCGGGCAGGTCGGGCTGGAAGAACACCTTGAACGCCTGCCGGCACAGCTGTCCGGCGGCCAGCGGCAGCGCGCCGCCCTGGCGCGTTGCCTGATACGCCAACGGCCGATCCTGCTGCTCGATGAGCCCTTCTCGGCGCTCGATCCGGCGCTGCGCAACGAAATGCTGCAGCTGCTGCAGGAGGTGTGCGAACAGCGCAGCCTGACGCTGCTGATGGTGTCGCACAACCTGGACGACGCCGCGCGCATCGCCCCGCGCACGCTGCTGGTGGTGGACGGCCGCATCTATTACGACGGCCCGACGCAGGCCCTGTTGGACGGCAGCGCGCCGGAGGCGCAGGTGCTGGGCATTGCGCATAAAGCGTGA
- the sgrT gene encoding glucose uptake inhibitor SgrT → MMKAFLSKRFYQRYFSAVRRQHADWLGLVPEQARLEMLAHLTQWDIKDMSEKQYREHL, encoded by the coding sequence ATGATGAAAGCTTTCTTGTCAAAACGGTTCTATCAGCGCTATTTCAGCGCGGTGCGCCGCCAGCACGCCGACTGGCTGGGTCTGGTGCCTGAGCAGGCGCGGCTGGAGATGCTGGCCCACCTGACCCAGTGGGATATCAAGGACATGAGCGAAAAGCAGTACCGCGAACATCTTTGA
- a CDS encoding DASS family sodium-coupled anion symporter, which produces MDKLTPLKPVPSLCAVAATLIIWFLIPVPEGVAPNAWQLLALFIGTIIAIIGKAMPIGAVSTIAIALVAVTGVTNPGKPGAALDDALSGFSNPLIWLIGFSIMISLSLNKTGLGARIGYYFISLFGKKTLGIAYALTLAETTLAPVTPSNTARGGGIIHPIMRSIADSFGSRPELNTSGKIGRYLSLVNYNINPVTSAMFITATAPNPLIVSLIAKGTHGSFELSWSMWAVAALVPGLCSLIVMPLIIYLLYPPEVKSTPDAPRFAREKLQALGPVTLPEKITLAVFALLLALWAGIPAMIFGPALAVNPTTAALIGLAVLLATGVLSWEDVLKHKGAWDTVVWFSALVMMASFLGKLGLIGWLSQTVGSGIDHMGMSWVGGTLLLTIIYLYSHYFFASTTAHVTAMFAAFFAAGIALGAPPALLGLILAFSSSLMMSLTHYGTGTAPIIFGSGYVTLGEWWKTGLVMSVINLLIWVLIGGAWWKWLGYW; this is translated from the coding sequence ATGGATAAACTGACACCGCTCAAGCCTGTTCCTTCCCTGTGCGCCGTCGCCGCCACGCTGATCATTTGGTTTCTCATCCCGGTGCCGGAGGGGGTCGCCCCCAACGCCTGGCAGCTGCTGGCGCTGTTTATCGGCACCATCATCGCCATCATCGGCAAGGCGATGCCGATCGGCGCCGTTTCGACGATCGCCATCGCGCTGGTGGCGGTGACCGGCGTAACCAACCCCGGCAAGCCGGGCGCGGCGCTGGACGACGCGCTCAGCGGATTTTCCAACCCGCTGATCTGGCTGATCGGCTTTTCTATCATGATCTCCCTCAGCCTGAACAAAACCGGATTGGGCGCGCGCATCGGTTACTATTTCATCTCGCTGTTCGGCAAAAAAACGCTGGGTATCGCCTATGCGCTGACGCTGGCGGAAACCACGCTGGCGCCGGTAACCCCCAGCAACACCGCGCGCGGCGGCGGCATTATCCACCCTATCATGAGGTCTATAGCCGACAGCTTCGGCTCCAGGCCCGAGCTGAATACCTCCGGCAAAATCGGCCGCTATCTGTCGCTGGTCAACTACAACATCAACCCGGTCACCTCGGCGATGTTTATTACCGCCACCGCGCCTAACCCGCTGATCGTCAGCCTGATCGCCAAAGGCACTCACGGCAGCTTCGAGCTTTCCTGGTCGATGTGGGCGGTGGCCGCGCTGGTGCCGGGGCTGTGCTCGCTGATCGTTATGCCGCTGATAATCTATCTGCTGTACCCGCCCGAGGTGAAAAGCACCCCGGATGCGCCGCGTTTCGCCCGCGAGAAACTGCAGGCGCTGGGGCCGGTGACGCTGCCGGAGAAAATCACCCTGGCGGTGTTCGCACTGCTGTTGGCGCTGTGGGCCGGTATCCCGGCAATGATCTTCGGGCCGGCGCTGGCGGTTAATCCGACCACCGCGGCGCTGATTGGCCTGGCGGTGCTGCTGGCCACCGGCGTGTTGAGTTGGGAAGACGTGCTGAAGCACAAAGGGGCCTGGGACACCGTGGTGTGGTTCTCGGCGCTGGTGATGATGGCCAGCTTCCTCGGCAAACTGGGGCTGATCGGCTGGCTGTCGCAGACCGTGGGCAGCGGCATCGACCATATGGGCATGAGCTGGGTCGGCGGTACCCTGCTGCTTACCATTATCTATCTGTATTCCCACTACTTCTTCGCCAGCACCACCGCGCACGTTACCGCGATGTTCGCCGCCTTCTTCGCCGCCGGGATAGCGCTTGGCGCGCCGCCGGCGCTGCTGGGGCTGATTCTGGCGTTCTCTTCTTCGCTGATGATGTCGCTGACCCATTACGGCACCGGCACCGCGCCGATTATTTTCGGCTCCGGCTATGTGACGCTGGGCGAGTGGTGGAAAACCGGGCTGGTGATGAGCGTGATCAACCTGCTGATCTGGGTGTTGATCGGCGGGGCATGGTGGAAGTGGTTGGGTTATTGGTGA
- the thiB gene encoding thiamine ABC transporter substrate binding subunit codes for MVKKYLPCLLLLCAAPALAKPTLTVYTYDSFAADWGPGPAVKKAFEADCDCELKFVALEDGVSLLNRLRMEGTNSAADVVLGLDNNLLQAAQQTGLFAPSGVDTGKLTVPGGWQDKTFVPYDYGYFAFVYNKDKLKNPPKSLQELVSSDQNWKVIYEDPRTSTPGLGLLLWMQKVYGDKAPAAWRQLAKKTVTVTKGWSEAYGLFLKGEGDLVLSYTTSPAYHLIEEKKDGYAAANFSEGHYLQVEVAGKLKAAKQPALAERFMQFMVTPAFQNSIPTGNWMYPVINTPLPAGFEQMIVPQTALQYSAEEVARQRGSWIRAWQTAVSQ; via the coding sequence GTGGTCAAAAAATATCTGCCCTGCTTACTGCTGCTGTGCGCCGCGCCGGCGCTCGCCAAGCCGACGCTGACGGTCTACACCTATGACTCCTTCGCCGCCGACTGGGGCCCCGGCCCGGCGGTGAAAAAAGCCTTCGAGGCCGACTGCGACTGCGAGCTGAAATTCGTCGCGCTGGAAGACGGCGTGTCGCTGCTGAACCGCCTGCGCATGGAAGGCACCAACAGCGCAGCCGACGTGGTGCTGGGCCTGGACAACAACCTGCTGCAGGCCGCCCAGCAGACCGGGCTGTTCGCGCCGAGCGGCGTGGATACCGGCAAACTGACCGTGCCGGGCGGCTGGCAGGATAAAACCTTCGTGCCTTATGACTACGGCTACTTCGCCTTCGTCTACAACAAGGACAAACTGAAAAACCCGCCGAAAAGCCTGCAGGAACTGGTCAGCAGCGATCAAAACTGGAAGGTGATCTATGAAGATCCGCGCACCAGCACGCCGGGCCTCGGCCTGCTGCTGTGGATGCAAAAGGTCTATGGCGACAAGGCGCCGGCGGCCTGGCGGCAGCTGGCGAAGAAAACCGTCACCGTCACCAAAGGCTGGAGCGAAGCCTACGGCCTGTTCCTCAAGGGCGAAGGCGACCTGGTGCTCAGCTATACCACTTCCCCGGCCTATCACCTGATTGAAGAGAAAAAAGACGGCTACGCCGCCGCCAACTTCAGCGAAGGCCACTACTTGCAGGTTGAAGTGGCGGGCAAGCTGAAGGCCGCCAAACAGCCGGCGCTGGCGGAGCGCTTCATGCAATTTATGGTGACACCGGCGTTCCAGAACAGCATTCCGACCGGCAACTGGATGTACCCGGTGATAAACACCCCGCTGCCGGCCGGCTTTGAACAGATGATAGTCCCACAGACCGCGCTGCAGTACAGCGCCGAAGAGGTGGCCAGGCAACGCGGCAGTTGGATCCGGGCATGGCAAACCGCCGTCAGCCAGTAA
- the leuD gene encoding 3-isopropylmalate dehydratase small subunit, whose protein sequence is MAKFTQHTGLVVPLDAANVDTDAIIPKQFLQKVTRTGFGQHLFNDWRFLDDAGQQPNPDFVLNKPRYKGASILLARENFGCGSSREHAPWALTDYGFKVVIAPSFADIFYGNSFNNQLLPVTLSEQQVDELFRLVADHEGVEFVVDLENQTVSAGGKSYPFEIDSFRRHCMINGLDSIGLTLQHEADISRYEAQQPAFLN, encoded by the coding sequence GTGGCTAAATTTACTCAACACACCGGTTTGGTGGTGCCTTTGGATGCGGCAAACGTCGACACCGACGCCATCATTCCAAAACAGTTTTTGCAGAAAGTGACGCGCACCGGCTTCGGCCAGCACCTGTTCAACGACTGGCGCTTCCTCGACGACGCCGGCCAGCAGCCAAACCCGGATTTCGTGCTGAACAAACCGCGCTATAAAGGGGCCAGCATCCTGCTGGCGCGGGAAAACTTCGGCTGCGGCTCCTCACGCGAGCACGCGCCCTGGGCGCTGACCGACTACGGTTTCAAGGTGGTGATTGCACCGAGCTTCGCCGATATCTTCTACGGCAACTCGTTCAACAACCAATTGCTGCCGGTCACCCTGAGCGAACAGCAGGTCGATGAGCTGTTCAGGCTGGTAGCGGACCACGAAGGCGTCGAGTTCGTGGTCGATCTGGAAAACCAGACCGTCAGCGCCGGCGGCAAGAGCTACCCGTTCGAGATAGACAGCTTCCGCCGCCACTGCATGATCAACGGGCTGGACAGCATCGGCCTGACGCTGCAGCACGAAGCGGACATCTCCCGCTACGAGGCGCAGCAGCCGGCGTTTCTGAATTAA